In a genomic window of Ipomoea triloba cultivar NCNSP0323 chromosome 3, ASM357664v1:
- the LOC116014311 gene encoding nicotinate phosphoribosyltransferase 2-like isoform X2: MLTGKLDGFFDYLRSIDCSDVEIYSISEGSVVFPKVPLMRVEGPVAVAQLLETPFVNLINYASLVTTNAARHRFVAGKEKLLLEFGLRRAQGPDGGIGASKYCYMGGFDATSNVAAGKIFGIPLRGTHSHAFVSSFMSSDEIVEKSLHRSDGSSVCDDFVSLVQAWINKLKWSNLLGGIFGETNQSELAAFTSYALAFPGSFLALVDTYDVIRSGVPNFCAVALALDDLGYKAIGIRLDSGDLAYQSCEARKFFCAIEKEFGVPGFGKMSITASNDLNEETLDALNKQGHEVDAFGIGTHLVTCYAQAALGVVFKLVEINNQPRIKLSEDVTKVSIPCKKRCYRLYGKEGYPLVDIMTGENEPPPKVGERILCRHPFSESKRAYVVPQRVEELLKCYWPGSSDKTREVLPPLKQIRERCIEHLSQMRPDHMRRLNPTPYKVSVSAKLYDFIHFLWLNEAPVGELQ, encoded by the exons ATGCTTACTGGAAAGCTG GATGGATTCTTTGACTACCTACGAAGCATTGACTGTTCTGATGTTGAAATATATTCCATATCTGAAGGATCTGTTGTCTTTCCAAAGGTACCCTTGATGAGAGTTGAAGGACCAGTTGCT GTGGCTCAACTGTTGGAAACTCCTTTTGTAAATCTTATAAATTATGCATCATTAGTTACTACAAACGCTGCAAGACATCGCTTTGTTGCTGGGAAGGAAAAATTACTTCTTGAATTTGGACTCCGACGAGCGCAG GGTCCTGACGGTGGTATAGGGGCGTCAAAGTATTGCTATATGGGAGGATTTGATGCTACAAG TAATGTGGCTGCTGGAAAGATATTTGGAATTCCTCTTCGTGGAACACATTCCCATGCCTTTGTTAGCTCATTTATG AGCTCAGATGAGATAGTTGAGAAGTCACTTCATAGGAGTGATGGTTCCAGTGTCTGCGATGACTTTGTTAGTCTGGTGCAAGCATGGATTAATAAATTGAAG TGGTCAAACTTACTAGGTGGTATTTTTGGCGAGACAAATCAGAGTGAATTAGCAGCTTTCACATCATATGCACTGGCATTTCCTGGCAGTTTTTTGGCCCTTGTGGACACTTATGAT GTTATTAGAAGTGGCGTTCCGAATTTTTGTGCTGTTGCTCTTGCACTTGATGATTTGGG GTATAAAGCTATAGGTATTAGACTGGACTCTGGTGATCTTGCATATCAGTCTTGTGAAGCCAGGAAATTCTTTTGTGCTATTGAAAAAGAGTTTGGAGTGCCTGGTTTTGGAAAGATGAGCATTACAGCGAGCAATGACCTTAATGAGGAAACTTTGGATGCTTTGAATAAACAG GGTCATGAGGTTGATGCATTTGGTATTGGAACCCATTTGGTCACATGCTATGCTCAAGCAGCTCTAGGGGTTGTCTTCAAGTTAGTTGAAATAAATAATCAGCCTCGAATTAAGCTTTCTGAAGACGTTACCAAG GTTTCAATTCCTTGCAAAAAACGGTGTTATAGATTGTATGGGAAGGAAGGCTACCCTCTTGTGGACATAATGACAGGGGAAAATGAACCCCCTCCAAAG gttggagaaCGCATTTTGTGCCGACATCCATTTAGTGAATCCAAAAGAGCATATGTGGTACCTCAGCGTGTTGAGGAACTTTTAAAGTGCTACTGGCCTGGTTCTTCAG ATAAAACAAGAGAGGTTTTGCCACCCCTTAAGCAGATCAGGGAACGTTGCATTGAGCATCTGAGTCAAATGCGCCCTGATCACATGAGAAGGCTGAACCCAACACCTTACaag GTCAGTGTTAGTGCAAAGTTGTACGATTTCATTCATTTCTTGTGGCTCAACGAAGCGCCTGTTGGAGAGTTGCAGTGA
- the LOC116014311 gene encoding nicotinate phosphoribosyltransferase 2-like isoform X1, with protein MAAVSNGPKKERTCEGHNIAGPTNPMVTPLLTDLYQFTMAYAYWKAGKHNDDGFFDYLRSIDCSDVEIYSISEGSVVFPKVPLMRVEGPVAVAQLLETPFVNLINYASLVTTNAARHRFVAGKEKLLLEFGLRRAQGPDGGIGASKYCYMGGFDATSNVAAGKIFGIPLRGTHSHAFVSSFMSSDEIVEKSLHRSDGSSVCDDFVSLVQAWINKLKWSNLLGGIFGETNQSELAAFTSYALAFPGSFLALVDTYDVIRSGVPNFCAVALALDDLGYKAIGIRLDSGDLAYQSCEARKFFCAIEKEFGVPGFGKMSITASNDLNEETLDALNKQGHEVDAFGIGTHLVTCYAQAALGVVFKLVEINNQPRIKLSEDVTKVSIPCKKRCYRLYGKEGYPLVDIMTGENEPPPKVGERILCRHPFSESKRAYVVPQRVEELLKCYWPGSSDKTREVLPPLKQIRERCIEHLSQMRPDHMRRLNPTPYKVSVSAKLYDFIHFLWLNEAPVGELQ; from the exons ATGGCAGCTGTATCTAATGGGCCGAAGAAGGAGCGGACGTGTGAGGGGCATAACATCGCAGGACCGACCAATCCGATGGTGACTCCTCTCCTGACGGACCTCTATCAGTTCACCATGGCCTATGCTTACTGGAAAGCTGGCAAGCACAATGAT GATGGATTCTTTGACTACCTACGAAGCATTGACTGTTCTGATGTTGAAATATATTCCATATCTGAAGGATCTGTTGTCTTTCCAAAGGTACCCTTGATGAGAGTTGAAGGACCAGTTGCT GTGGCTCAACTGTTGGAAACTCCTTTTGTAAATCTTATAAATTATGCATCATTAGTTACTACAAACGCTGCAAGACATCGCTTTGTTGCTGGGAAGGAAAAATTACTTCTTGAATTTGGACTCCGACGAGCGCAG GGTCCTGACGGTGGTATAGGGGCGTCAAAGTATTGCTATATGGGAGGATTTGATGCTACAAG TAATGTGGCTGCTGGAAAGATATTTGGAATTCCTCTTCGTGGAACACATTCCCATGCCTTTGTTAGCTCATTTATG AGCTCAGATGAGATAGTTGAGAAGTCACTTCATAGGAGTGATGGTTCCAGTGTCTGCGATGACTTTGTTAGTCTGGTGCAAGCATGGATTAATAAATTGAAG TGGTCAAACTTACTAGGTGGTATTTTTGGCGAGACAAATCAGAGTGAATTAGCAGCTTTCACATCATATGCACTGGCATTTCCTGGCAGTTTTTTGGCCCTTGTGGACACTTATGAT GTTATTAGAAGTGGCGTTCCGAATTTTTGTGCTGTTGCTCTTGCACTTGATGATTTGGG GTATAAAGCTATAGGTATTAGACTGGACTCTGGTGATCTTGCATATCAGTCTTGTGAAGCCAGGAAATTCTTTTGTGCTATTGAAAAAGAGTTTGGAGTGCCTGGTTTTGGAAAGATGAGCATTACAGCGAGCAATGACCTTAATGAGGAAACTTTGGATGCTTTGAATAAACAG GGTCATGAGGTTGATGCATTTGGTATTGGAACCCATTTGGTCACATGCTATGCTCAAGCAGCTCTAGGGGTTGTCTTCAAGTTAGTTGAAATAAATAATCAGCCTCGAATTAAGCTTTCTGAAGACGTTACCAAG GTTTCAATTCCTTGCAAAAAACGGTGTTATAGATTGTATGGGAAGGAAGGCTACCCTCTTGTGGACATAATGACAGGGGAAAATGAACCCCCTCCAAAG gttggagaaCGCATTTTGTGCCGACATCCATTTAGTGAATCCAAAAGAGCATATGTGGTACCTCAGCGTGTTGAGGAACTTTTAAAGTGCTACTGGCCTGGTTCTTCAG ATAAAACAAGAGAGGTTTTGCCACCCCTTAAGCAGATCAGGGAACGTTGCATTGAGCATCTGAGTCAAATGCGCCCTGATCACATGAGAAGGCTGAACCCAACACCTTACaag GTCAGTGTTAGTGCAAAGTTGTACGATTTCATTCATTTCTTGTGGCTCAACGAAGCGCCTGTTGGAGAGTTGCAGTGA
- the LOC116014311 gene encoding nicotinate phosphoribosyltransferase 2-like isoform X3 produces MRVEGPVAVAQLLETPFVNLINYASLVTTNAARHRFVAGKEKLLLEFGLRRAQGPDGGIGASKYCYMGGFDATSNVAAGKIFGIPLRGTHSHAFVSSFMSSDEIVEKSLHRSDGSSVCDDFVSLVQAWINKLKWSNLLGGIFGETNQSELAAFTSYALAFPGSFLALVDTYDVIRSGVPNFCAVALALDDLGYKAIGIRLDSGDLAYQSCEARKFFCAIEKEFGVPGFGKMSITASNDLNEETLDALNKQGHEVDAFGIGTHLVTCYAQAALGVVFKLVEINNQPRIKLSEDVTKVSIPCKKRCYRLYGKEGYPLVDIMTGENEPPPKVGERILCRHPFSESKRAYVVPQRVEELLKCYWPGSSDKTREVLPPLKQIRERCIEHLSQMRPDHMRRLNPTPYKVSVSAKLYDFIHFLWLNEAPVGELQ; encoded by the exons ATGAGAGTTGAAGGACCAGTTGCT GTGGCTCAACTGTTGGAAACTCCTTTTGTAAATCTTATAAATTATGCATCATTAGTTACTACAAACGCTGCAAGACATCGCTTTGTTGCTGGGAAGGAAAAATTACTTCTTGAATTTGGACTCCGACGAGCGCAG GGTCCTGACGGTGGTATAGGGGCGTCAAAGTATTGCTATATGGGAGGATTTGATGCTACAAG TAATGTGGCTGCTGGAAAGATATTTGGAATTCCTCTTCGTGGAACACATTCCCATGCCTTTGTTAGCTCATTTATG AGCTCAGATGAGATAGTTGAGAAGTCACTTCATAGGAGTGATGGTTCCAGTGTCTGCGATGACTTTGTTAGTCTGGTGCAAGCATGGATTAATAAATTGAAG TGGTCAAACTTACTAGGTGGTATTTTTGGCGAGACAAATCAGAGTGAATTAGCAGCTTTCACATCATATGCACTGGCATTTCCTGGCAGTTTTTTGGCCCTTGTGGACACTTATGAT GTTATTAGAAGTGGCGTTCCGAATTTTTGTGCTGTTGCTCTTGCACTTGATGATTTGGG GTATAAAGCTATAGGTATTAGACTGGACTCTGGTGATCTTGCATATCAGTCTTGTGAAGCCAGGAAATTCTTTTGTGCTATTGAAAAAGAGTTTGGAGTGCCTGGTTTTGGAAAGATGAGCATTACAGCGAGCAATGACCTTAATGAGGAAACTTTGGATGCTTTGAATAAACAG GGTCATGAGGTTGATGCATTTGGTATTGGAACCCATTTGGTCACATGCTATGCTCAAGCAGCTCTAGGGGTTGTCTTCAAGTTAGTTGAAATAAATAATCAGCCTCGAATTAAGCTTTCTGAAGACGTTACCAAG GTTTCAATTCCTTGCAAAAAACGGTGTTATAGATTGTATGGGAAGGAAGGCTACCCTCTTGTGGACATAATGACAGGGGAAAATGAACCCCCTCCAAAG gttggagaaCGCATTTTGTGCCGACATCCATTTAGTGAATCCAAAAGAGCATATGTGGTACCTCAGCGTGTTGAGGAACTTTTAAAGTGCTACTGGCCTGGTTCTTCAG ATAAAACAAGAGAGGTTTTGCCACCCCTTAAGCAGATCAGGGAACGTTGCATTGAGCATCTGAGTCAAATGCGCCCTGATCACATGAGAAGGCTGAACCCAACACCTTACaag GTCAGTGTTAGTGCAAAGTTGTACGATTTCATTCATTTCTTGTGGCTCAACGAAGCGCCTGTTGGAGAGTTGCAGTGA